In one Conger conger chromosome 5, fConCon1.1, whole genome shotgun sequence genomic region, the following are encoded:
- the LOC133129119 gene encoding transcription factor HES-1-like, translated as MPADMMEKNTSSPVAATPASMNTTPDKPKTASEHRKSSKPIMEKRRRARINESLGQLKTLILDALKKDSSRHSKLEKADILEMTVKHLRNLQRVQMTAALNTDPSVLGKYRAGFSECMNEVTRFLSTCEGVNTEVRTRLLGHLASCMSQINAINYSTQHQIPAGPPQPAFNQPMVQIPGGSPQLNGVPCKGGSAVGLQSEASKLYGGFQIVPASDGQFAFLIPNAAFATSGPVIPVYANNVSTPIPAAVSPGAPSVTADSVWRPW; from the exons ATGCCAGCCGATATGATGGAGAAAAACACCTCCTCGCCAGTTGCTGCAACTCCGGCAAGCATGAACACGACTCCCGACAAACCCAAGACGGCTTCTGAACACAGAAAG TCGTCTAAGCCCATCATGGAAAAACGGAGAAGAGCGAGAATCAACGAAAGCCTTGGCCAGTTGAAAACACTCATATTGGACGCGCTGAAAAAAGAT AGCTCCAGACACTCAAAGTTGGAAAAAGCGGACATTCTTGAAATGACAGTGAAGCATCTCCGAAACCTCCAGAGAGTACAGATGACTG CTGCCCTCAACACAGATCCCTCCGTTCTGGGCAAATACAGAGCTGGATTCAGCGAGTGTATGAATGAAGTGACGCGGTTCCTGTCCACCTGCGAAGGGGTGAACACTGAAGTCAGGACTCGGCTCCTCGGTCATTTGGCCAGCTGCATGTCCCAAATCAACGCCATCAACTATTCCACACAGCACCAGATCCCGGCCGGCCCGCCTCAGCCTGCATTCAACCAGCCCATGGTCCAGATTCCCGGAGGGTCTCCGCAACTGAACGGTGTACCTTGCAAGGGTGGTTCAGCCGTCGGTTTACAGTCAGAAGCTTCTAAATTGTACGGCGGGTTCCAGATTGTGCCTGCTTCGGACGGACAGTTCGCATTCTTAATTCCAAACGCTGCCTTCGCGACAAGTGGACCAGTTATTCCCGTGTACGCCAATAACGTCAGCACACCGATTCCAGCGGCGGTCTCCCCTGGCGCGCCGTCGGTGACCGCAGACTCCGTATGGAGACCGTGGTAA